From the Clostridium putrefaciens genome, one window contains:
- the uvrB gene encoding excinuclease ABC subunit UvrB, with product MGEFKISSKFKPTGDQPQAISEIVKSIEDGNKFQTLLGVTGSGKTFTMANIIERVQRPTLILAHNKTLAAQLCSEFREFFPTSAVEYFVSYYDYYQPEAYMAQTDTFIEKDASINDEIDKLRHSATSALFERRDVIIVASVSCIYGLGNPDEYKKLTISLRPGMVKDRDEVIKKLVEIQYERNEIDFSRGTFRVRGDVLDIVPASSESKGIRIEFFGDEIDKIKEFDVLTGHIIGERNHVSIFPASHFATSKDKIDVAIEKIEEELEKRLKELISEDKLLEAQRIRQRTNFDLEMIKEMGYCSGIENYSRILDGRAAGTPPQTLIDYFPDDFLFFIDESHVTLPQVRAMYGGDRSRKNSLVDYGFRLPSAFDNRPLQFPEFEDKLNQVLFVSATPAIYELEHSKVIAEQIIRPTGLLDPEITIRPVKGQIDDLYEEIQKTIKKGYRVLVTTLTKRMSEDLTKYLKELNVKTTYLHSGIETIERMRIIRDLRVGTFDVLVGINLLREGLDIPEVALVGILDADKEGFLRSETSLIQTIGRAARNVDSKVIMYADVITKSIKKALDETNRRRTIQTTYNEEHNITPTSIKKDVRNIIETTKVAEEKSEYESLEDAINANKENLEKLIEDYTKEMREASKNLQFERAAELRDIIYKLNKKKK from the coding sequence ATGGGAGAGTTTAAAATATCCTCAAAATTTAAACCTACTGGAGATCAGCCTCAAGCCATAAGTGAGATAGTTAAGTCTATTGAAGATGGAAATAAATTTCAAACTCTTCTTGGGGTTACAGGTTCAGGAAAGACCTTTACTATGGCTAATATAATAGAAAGAGTTCAAAGACCTACATTGATTTTAGCCCATAATAAAACCTTAGCAGCACAATTATGCTCAGAATTTAGAGAGTTTTTTCCAACTAGCGCTGTAGAGTATTTTGTTTCTTATTACGATTATTACCAACCGGAAGCCTACATGGCGCAAACAGATACATTCATAGAAAAAGACGCATCAATAAATGATGAAATAGACAAACTAAGACACTCAGCTACATCAGCTTTATTTGAAAGAAGAGATGTTATAATTGTAGCTTCAGTTTCTTGTATTTATGGACTTGGTAACCCTGATGAGTATAAAAAGCTTACTATATCATTAAGGCCAGGCATGGTAAAGGACAGAGATGAAGTAATTAAAAAGTTAGTAGAAATTCAATATGAAAGAAATGAAATAGATTTTTCAAGGGGTACATTTAGAGTAAGGGGAGATGTTTTAGACATAGTTCCAGCCTCTTCAGAAAGTAAAGGAATAAGAATAGAGTTTTTTGGAGATGAAATAGATAAGATAAAAGAATTTGATGTATTAACAGGTCATATAATAGGGGAGAGAAATCATGTATCTATATTCCCAGCCTCTCACTTTGCAACATCTAAAGATAAAATAGATGTTGCAATAGAAAAGATAGAGGAAGAATTAGAAAAAAGATTAAAGGAACTTATATCTGAAGATAAATTATTAGAAGCTCAAAGGATAAGGCAAAGAACTAATTTTGATTTGGAAATGATAAAAGAGATGGGATATTGTAGCGGCATCGAAAATTATTCTAGGATATTAGATGGAAGGGCAGCAGGAACACCACCACAGACTTTGATTGATTATTTTCCGGATGACTTTTTGTTTTTTATAGATGAAAGTCATGTAACGCTGCCACAGGTAAGGGCTATGTATGGTGGAGATAGATCTCGTAAGAACTCTTTAGTAGATTATGGATTTAGATTACCTTCAGCCTTTGATAATAGACCTCTACAATTTCCAGAATTTGAAGATAAATTAAACCAAGTATTATTTGTAAGTGCTACGCCAGCTATTTATGAACTAGAACATTCAAAAGTTATAGCAGAGCAGATAATAAGGCCTACAGGACTTTTGGATCCAGAAATAACTATAAGGCCTGTTAAAGGACAAATAGATGATTTATATGAAGAAATTCAAAAGACTATAAAAAAGGGGTATAGGGTATTAGTTACAACGCTTACAAAAAGAATGTCCGAAGATCTTACTAAATATTTAAAAGAACTTAATGTAAAGACCACTTATCTTCACTCAGGTATAGAAACTATAGAGCGTATGAGGATAATAAGGGACTTAAGAGTAGGAACCTTTGATGTACTAGTTGGTATTAATCTTTTAAGGGAAGGTTTAGATATTCCAGAGGTAGCTTTAGTTGGGATATTAGATGCAGATAAGGAAGGGTTTTTAAGATCTGAAACCTCTTTAATTCAAACCATAGGAAGAGCTGCTAGAAATGTAGATAGCAAGGTTATAATGTACGCAGATGTTATAACAAAATCAATAAAAAAGGCATTAGATGAGACTAATAGAAGAAGAACTATTCAAACCACATATAACGAAGAACATAATATAACTCCAACCTCAATTAAAAAGGATGTTAGGAATATAATAGAAACAACTAAGGTAGCAGAAGAAAAGTCGGAATATGAGAGTCTTGAAGATGCTATTAATGCAAATAAAGAAAACTTAGAAAAGCTTATAGAAGACTATACAAAGGAAATGAGGGAAGCTTCTAAGAACTTACAATTTGAAAGGGCAGCAGAACTTAGAGATATAATATACAAACTTAACAAAAAGAAAAAATAA
- the uvrA gene encoding excinuclease ABC subunit UvrA, producing MQDKIVIKGAKVNNLKNVDLVIPRDKLVVFTGLSGSGKSSLAFDTLYAEGQRRYVESLSSYARQFLGQMDKPDVEYIEGLSPAISIDQKTTSRNPRSTVGTVTEIYDYLRLLYARVGIPHCPKCGKEITQQSIDQMVDKIMELEDRTKIQILSPIIRGRKGTHEKVLDNIKKNGFVRAKVDGNMVELTEEEIVLEKNIKHSIEAVVDRLVIKEDIRSRLSESIETALKLSEGLVIIDVIDKEPMLFSEKFACADCSISIDELAPRLFSFNSPFGKCDKCDGLGTLMEIDENLVIPDRTKSIMGGAIVTWGEGRLKEDSWSFSVLQALVKKLKFSLDTPIEDLPKVVVDILLYGLKDEKLKVHYEKEFSTGQFNHNYEGIINSLKRRYMETNSDYIKSEVEQYMSDNPCPKCKGARLNPEALAVTVGDKSIFEFCKLPIRDELDFIQGVELSEKNKIISDQIIKEINNRLKFLIDVGLDYLNLSRTSGTLSGGEAQRIRLATQIGSSLMGVLYILDEPSIGLHQRDNDRLIKTLKHLRDLGNTLVVVEHDEDTIREADFIVDIGPGAGEHGGEVVVAGTLDKVKKCKRSITGQYLIGKKTIEIPEERRKGNGNFIKIKGAKENNLKNVSVDIPLGTLTLVTGVSGSGKSTLINEILYKGLNKIINKARVYPGNHKEILGCENIDKIIDINQGPIGRTPRSNPATYTGVFDIIRDVFSKTPESKMRGYKQGRFSFNVKGGRCEACSGDGIIKIEMQFLSDVYVPCDVCKGKRYNRETLEVKYKGKNIHNILEMTVEESLSFFENIPRIKNKMQTLYDVGLGYIRLGQPSTQLSGGEAQRIKLASELSKRSTGKTLFILDEPTTGLHIDDVSRLILILQRLVDAGNTVVVIEHNLDVIKSADYIIDIGPEGGEKGGRILVSGTPEEISKNKESYTGHYLKRLLP from the coding sequence ATGCAAGATAAAATAGTTATAAAAGGAGCAAAGGTTAATAATCTTAAAAATGTAGATTTAGTAATACCTAGAGATAAGCTAGTAGTATTCACAGGGCTTTCAGGTTCTGGAAAGTCTTCACTAGCTTTTGACACTCTTTATGCAGAGGGGCAAAGAAGATATGTGGAGTCTTTATCTTCTTATGCGAGGCAATTCCTCGGACAAATGGATAAACCAGATGTAGAATATATAGAGGGACTTTCCCCGGCTATTTCTATAGATCAAAAGACTACCAGTAGAAATCCAAGGTCTACAGTTGGTACAGTAACTGAAATATATGATTATTTAAGGCTTTTATATGCTAGGGTTGGTATCCCACACTGTCCTAAATGTGGGAAGGAAATAACTCAGCAATCCATAGACCAAATGGTAGATAAGATTATGGAGCTAGAAGATAGGACTAAAATACAGATATTATCACCTATAATAAGAGGAAGAAAGGGTACCCATGAAAAGGTATTAGATAATATCAAAAAGAATGGATTTGTAAGAGCTAAGGTAGATGGAAACATGGTAGAACTTACAGAAGAAGAGATTGTACTTGAAAAGAATATAAAACATAGTATAGAAGCAGTAGTTGATAGATTAGTTATTAAAGAGGATATAAGAAGTAGACTTTCAGAGTCTATAGAAACTGCATTAAAGCTTTCAGAAGGTCTTGTAATTATAGATGTAATTGATAAAGAACCTATGCTATTTAGTGAAAAGTTTGCATGTGCAGACTGTTCTATAAGTATAGATGAATTAGCTCCTAGATTATTTTCATTTAACTCACCCTTTGGAAAGTGTGATAAATGTGATGGACTTGGAACTTTAATGGAGATAGATGAAAATTTAGTAATACCAGATAGAACAAAAAGTATAATGGGTGGAGCTATTGTAACATGGGGAGAAGGTAGATTAAAAGAAGATTCTTGGAGTTTTAGTGTGCTTCAAGCCTTAGTTAAAAAGCTTAAATTTAGTTTAGATACACCTATAGAAGACTTGCCTAAAGTGGTAGTGGATATCTTGCTTTATGGATTAAAGGATGAAAAGCTTAAGGTGCATTATGAAAAAGAGTTCTCAACAGGGCAGTTTAATCATAATTATGAAGGTATCATAAACTCATTAAAGCGAAGGTACATGGAAACGAATTCTGATTATATAAAGTCTGAAGTAGAGCAGTATATGAGTGATAATCCATGTCCTAAATGCAAGGGTGCTAGATTAAACCCAGAAGCTCTTGCTGTTACTGTAGGTGATAAAAGTATATTTGAATTTTGTAAGCTACCTATAAGGGATGAATTAGATTTTATACAAGGTGTTGAATTGTCAGAGAAAAATAAAATTATAAGTGATCAAATAATAAAAGAAATAAATAATAGATTAAAGTTCTTAATAGATGTAGGACTTGATTATCTTAATTTATCTCGAACTTCAGGTACTCTATCTGGTGGAGAGGCTCAAAGAATAAGACTTGCAACTCAGATAGGATCTAGCCTTATGGGAGTTTTATATATCTTAGATGAACCTAGTATAGGACTTCATCAAAGAGATAATGATAGGCTTATAAAGACTCTGAAGCACTTAAGGGACCTTGGAAATACTTTAGTTGTGGTGGAACATGACGAGGATACTATAAGAGAAGCAGACTTTATAGTAGACATAGGTCCTGGTGCTGGTGAGCACGGAGGAGAAGTTGTAGTTGCAGGAACTTTAGACAAGGTTAAAAAGTGCAAAAGATCTATAACAGGCCAATATTTAATAGGTAAGAAAACTATAGAGATTCCAGAGGAAAGAAGAAAAGGAAATGGTAACTTTATAAAGATAAAAGGTGCAAAGGAAAACAACCTTAAAAATGTAAGCGTCGATATACCTCTTGGTACGCTTACTTTGGTAACGGGAGTTTCAGGATCTGGTAAAAGTACATTAATAAATGAAATACTTTATAAGGGCTTAAATAAAATAATAAATAAGGCTAGGGTTTATCCAGGAAACCACAAAGAAATTTTAGGTTGTGAAAATATAGATAAGATAATAGATATAAATCAAGGACCAATAGGTAGAACTCCAAGATCTAATCCGGCCACTTATACTGGAGTCTTTGATATAATAAGAGATGTATTTTCTAAAACCCCAGAGTCAAAAATGAGGGGGTATAAGCAAGGACGATTTAGTTTTAATGTAAAGGGCGGAAGATGCGAGGCTTGTAGTGGAGATGGAATTATAAAAATAGAGATGCAATTTTTATCTGATGTATATGTACCTTGTGACGTGTGCAAGGGTAAAAGATATAATAGAGAGACCTTAGAGGTTAAATATAAGGGAAAGAACATTCATAACATATTAGAAATGACAGTAGAAGAATCCCTAAGCTTCTTTGAAAATATACCAAGAATAAAAAATAAGATGCAAACTCTTTATGATGTAGGCCTTGGATATATAAGGCTAGGTCAACCTTCTACTCAGCTTTCAGGTGGAGAAGCTCAAAGAATAAAACTAGCCTCAGAATTATCAAAAAGAAGTACAGGGAAGACACTATTTATTCTAGATGAACCAACAACAGGGCTTCATATAGACGATGTAAGTAGGCTAATATTAATACTACAAAGGCTAGTGGATGCTGGAAATACTGTGGTAGTAATAGAACATAACTTAGATGTTATAAAAAGTGCGGATTATATAATCGATATTGGACCTGAGGGTGGAGAAAAAGGTGGACGAATACTTGTAAGTGGAACTCCAGAAGAAATATCAAAAAATAAGGAATCTTATACAGGTCACTATTTAAAAAGGTTACTTCCATAA
- a CDS encoding FHA domain-containing protein, whose amino-acid sequence MRFNRLFGLLFTVVFIIILYVIIILALRIMYKDVKNGGNNDAKKKQSGKSIGLVVEEQGQNLALKKGSVIPIRGSITLGRTEDNDLVLQDKYVSSTHAKIYSKDDEYFLEDLKSTNGTILNGVKINGIIQIAVDDQIQIGSLTFKVIG is encoded by the coding sequence ATGAGGTTTAATAGACTTTTCGGTCTTCTGTTTACTGTTGTATTCATTATAATTTTATATGTGATAATAATTTTAGCGTTAAGAATAATGTATAAGGATGTAAAAAATGGTGGTAATAATGATGCTAAGAAAAAGCAATCAGGTAAGTCAATAGGTCTTGTGGTAGAAGAACAAGGACAAAATCTTGCGTTGAAAAAGGGGAGTGTAATACCTATAAGGGGATCTATTACATTAGGAAGAACAGAGGATAATGACTTAGTTTTGCAAGATAAATATGTATCGAGTACACATGCTAAGATTTACTCAAAAGATGATGAATACTTTTTAGAGGACTTAAAAAGCACTAATGGTACCATACTTAATGGAGTAAAAATAAATGGTATCATACAAATAGCAGTAGATGACCAGATTCAAATAGGAAGTTTAACTTTTAAGGTTATAGGGTAA
- a CDS encoding FtsW/RodA/SpoVE family cell cycle protein, producing MDSIKDERKLLLLTYLLCMAFFINLGFLKDPFDTGALIMGGILCVLIGYAYFIIRRFFKDGDKFMLIFACLLSVIGIAMLYRLKSADAIKQTVWFAISITTYILVVVLLPDLKTFSKYKRLYMIGTLIFMSMATFIGTEVYGAKNWVFIGPLSFQPSEAGKLFLAAYLASSLKDYKTFKDLIKPGIVVVVSLAFMVYQKDLGSVLIFFGMSITMLYMATSKLKYIITAFGLSVVGSLASYKMFPHVRNRIMIWKNPWKYASDESYQIIQGLFAISSGGLFGSGFGLGLPGLVPVRTTDFIFAVICEELGVIMGFGIIILYFLLFYRCMRTAMYVNDKFSQLITVGYSAMIASQALVIIGGVMNIIPLTGITLPFVSYGGSSILTMFFALGIIQKVSEEG from the coding sequence GTGGATAGTATTAAAGATGAAAGAAAGCTATTATTGCTTACTTATTTATTGTGTATGGCGTTTTTTATCAACTTAGGATTTTTAAAAGATCCTTTTGATACAGGCGCTTTAATTATGGGTGGAATCTTATGTGTTCTTATTGGGTATGCTTACTTTATAATCAGAAGGTTTTTTAAAGATGGAGATAAGTTTATGCTTATTTTTGCCTGTCTTTTATCTGTTATTGGTATAGCTATGCTATATAGATTAAAAAGTGCTGATGCAATTAAGCAGACAGTTTGGTTTGCTATTTCAATAACTACCTATATATTGGTGGTGGTTTTATTGCCTGATCTTAAAACTTTTTCAAAGTATAAAAGATTATATATGATAGGCACTTTGATATTTATGTCCATGGCTACATTTATTGGTACAGAAGTATACGGGGCTAAGAACTGGGTATTTATAGGGCCACTTAGCTTTCAACCCTCAGAAGCTGGAAAGTTATTTTTAGCAGCATATCTAGCCTCTAGCTTAAAGGATTATAAAACCTTTAAAGACTTAATAAAGCCAGGTATAGTTGTGGTCGTATCTCTAGCTTTTATGGTATATCAAAAGGATTTAGGCTCCGTTCTGATTTTCTTTGGTATGTCAATAACCATGCTTTATATGGCTACTTCAAAATTAAAATATATTATAACTGCATTTGGACTATCTGTTGTGGGGTCTTTAGCTAGTTATAAGATGTTTCCCCATGTAAGAAATAGGATTATGATATGGAAGAATCCATGGAAGTATGCAAGTGATGAAAGCTATCAAATAATTCAAGGGTTATTTGCAATATCTTCAGGGGGCTTATTTGGTTCGGGATTTGGTCTTGGGCTGCCGGGACTTGTACCAGTACGTACCACTGACTTTATATTTGCTGTAATATGTGAAGAACTAGGAGTTATAATGGGATTCGGCATTATAATATTGTATTTTTTACTATTTTATAGATGTATGAGAACTGCGATGTATGTAAATGATAAGTTTTCACAGCTTATTACAGTAGGTTATAGCGCTATGATAGCAAGTCAAGCTTTAGTAATAATAGGTGGAGTTATGAACATAATACCCTTAACAGGGATAACCCTTCCTTTTGTAAGTTATGGTGGTAGCTCTATACTAACTATGTTCTTTGCTTTAGGTATAATACAAAAGGTGTCAGAGGAGGGGTAG
- a CDS encoding peptidoglycan D,D-transpeptidase FtsI family protein, producing MKNHSKDEIFKNIRNILVIFLLCFLGLITYIAYFTAIKAPDIASMPENKRMQAKRNEVLRGTIYDRNMENLTKSEKGNATTQVREYTGGAMFVHALGYSDITYGLTGLEKEYDEELMSDSRLSVDYEALKSYFKNREFMKIFGKGKEKVGNGVVTTLDYNIQKTAYDVLGNEKGSIVVLNVKTGEVLAMVSKPAYDPNDLRGIWDSIAKDEENTPMINRAVAGLYAPGSTFKVVTTASALENLQGVTKRVFKDEGKIVFNSKDSLSNLNNVAFGDLKLDSAFRHSSNVVFGTLALDLGNTKLKDSAEKFYFNKSIPADGFIINKGRFPELKKDEKGNIAQTGIGQSSILASPMQMALIASTIGNNGVMMKPHLVKGIVTPEGAKIRDIENKSISNTVSKENAQIIKDYMRSVITGGTGGPGAFDGTNAAGKTGTADYKDKNGNDAAPHSWFIGFGPYEDPEVAIAVIVEGGGAGGGKAAKAAGKVLKAALSK from the coding sequence ATGAAAAATCATAGCAAAGATGAAATATTTAAAAATATTAGAAATATATTGGTGATTTTCTTATTATGTTTCTTGGGACTTATAACCTACATAGCATATTTTACAGCTATTAAGGCACCAGATATAGCAAGTATGCCAGAAAATAAAAGAATGCAAGCTAAAAGAAATGAGGTTTTACGTGGAACTATCTATGATAGGAATATGGAAAATCTAACTAAAAGTGAAAAAGGAAATGCGACTACACAAGTAAGAGAATATACTGGAGGAGCCATGTTTGTTCATGCTTTAGGATATTCTGATATAACGTATGGACTTACGGGTCTTGAAAAAGAATATGATGAAGAACTTATGAGTGATAGCAGGCTTTCAGTAGACTATGAAGCGCTAAAAAGTTACTTTAAAAATAGAGAATTTATGAAGATATTTGGAAAAGGAAAAGAAAAGGTAGGTAATGGTGTAGTTACTACATTGGATTATAACATTCAAAAAACAGCCTATGATGTGCTTGGTAATGAAAAAGGATCTATAGTAGTATTAAATGTTAAAACAGGAGAAGTTTTAGCTATGGTCTCTAAACCAGCCTATGATCCTAATGATCTAAGAGGTATATGGGATTCTATAGCAAAAGATGAAGAAAACACACCTATGATAAATAGGGCTGTAGCAGGTCTTTATGCCCCAGGTTCTACATTTAAAGTTGTAACTACAGCAAGTGCATTAGAAAACCTTCAAGGAGTTACAAAAAGGGTGTTTAAAGATGAGGGTAAGATTGTGTTTAATAGTAAGGACTCATTAAGTAACTTAAACAATGTGGCCTTTGGGGACTTAAAGTTAGATTCGGCATTTAGACATTCAAGTAATGTGGTTTTTGGAACACTCGCTTTAGATCTAGGTAATACTAAGTTAAAGGATAGTGCTGAAAAGTTTTATTTCAATAAAAGCATACCTGCAGATGGTTTTATAATAAATAAGGGAAGATTCCCAGAACTTAAAAAAGATGAAAAAGGGAATATTGCTCAAACCGGTATAGGACAGAGTAGTATTTTAGCAAGTCCTATGCAAATGGCTTTAATCGCAAGCACCATTGGGAATAATGGTGTTATGATGAAGCCTCATTTAGTTAAAGGTATAGTAACCCCAGAAGGGGCTAAAATAAGGGATATAGAAAATAAGTCTATTAGCAATACTGTATCAAAAGAAAATGCACAGATTATAAAAGATTATATGAGGTCTGTTATAACAGGTGGAACAGGCGGACCTGGAGCCTTTGATGGAACTAATGCCGCAGGTAAAACAGGTACAGCAGACTACAAAGATAAAAATGGCAATGATGCAGCACCACACTCTTGGTTCATTGGCTTTGGGCCTTACGAAGACCCAGAAGTTGCTATTGCTGTAATAGTAGAGGGTGGAGGAGCTGGAGGAGGCAAGGCAGCTAAGGCTGCTGGAAAAGTTTTAAAGGCAGCTCTTTCTAAGTAA
- the uvrC gene encoding excinuclease ABC subunit UvrC: MFDFEYQLKILPDKPGVYIMKNSLGEVLYVGKAKILKNRVRQYFQSSKNHSEKVKAMVSHVAEFEYIVTDSEMEALILECNLIKKYKPKYNILLKDDKHYPFIKVTTNEEFPRVFVTRSMAKDGNRYFGPYTDVSAVYETIELIQKIFPIRNCKLTIKEDGIKYRPCLNYQMKLCTGPCAGYISKEDYKKLIDDIIDLLSGKNSKIVQQLKSEMSIAAEELKFEKAAAARDKMLAVEKIAEKQKIFLGHFEDEDFINMYGDEKDTCMQIFFFREGKLIGREHFILEDTAGFKNSEVVSQFIKSFYGGTAHIPKSVYVPEIEDEELLEEWLCIKRGSKVELKIPKKGEKKRLLDLVEKNAKLTLEQFKSKILRDKEIHKVALTELADLLNLDYIPHRIESYDISNIQGMDSVGSMIVFEDGRAKNSDYRRFKINTVKGANDYESMKEILTRRFNRGLSEVKSIQERNFKLSEGKFHVFPEIIMMDGGKGQVNVALDVLRELNINIPVCGMVKDDNHKTRGLIFNNEELIIPSSSNVMQLITRMQDEVHRFAITYHRTLRDKRILHSILDDIPNIGDKRRKELLKKFKGIDNIKNATYEELIETPSIDKRTAISIIEFFKSHK; this comes from the coding sequence ATGTTTGATTTTGAATATCAGCTTAAGATATTGCCAGATAAACCTGGGGTTTATATAATGAAAAATTCTTTAGGTGAGGTATTATATGTAGGTAAGGCAAAGATACTTAAAAATAGGGTAAGGCAGTATTTTCAAAGTTCTAAGAATCATTCTGAAAAGGTTAAGGCTATGGTAAGCCATGTAGCAGAATTTGAATATATAGTGACAGATTCAGAAATGGAAGCTTTAATATTAGAATGTAACCTTATTAAAAAGTATAAGCCTAAATATAACATTTTATTAAAGGATGATAAGCACTATCCTTTTATAAAAGTAACCACTAATGAAGAATTCCCAAGGGTTTTTGTAACAAGGAGCATGGCAAAGGACGGTAATAGGTACTTTGGGCCATATACAGATGTATCAGCAGTGTATGAAACTATAGAGCTTATACAAAAGATATTTCCTATTAGAAATTGCAAGCTTACAATAAAGGAAGATGGAATTAAGTATAGACCTTGCTTAAACTATCAAATGAAACTTTGCACAGGACCTTGTGCAGGTTATATTAGTAAAGAAGATTATAAAAAACTTATAGATGATATAATTGATCTATTAAGTGGCAAGAATAGTAAGATAGTTCAACAGCTAAAAAGTGAAATGAGTATAGCTGCAGAGGAACTAAAATTTGAAAAGGCAGCAGCGGCTAGAGATAAGATGCTAGCTGTAGAAAAGATTGCAGAAAAACAAAAGATATTCCTAGGTCACTTTGAAGATGAAGATTTTATAAATATGTATGGAGATGAGAAAGACACCTGCATGCAGATATTTTTTTTTAGAGAAGGTAAGTTAATTGGAAGGGAACACTTTATACTTGAAGATACTGCAGGATTTAAAAATTCAGAGGTAGTATCCCAGTTTATAAAGAGCTTTTATGGAGGTACTGCACATATACCTAAAAGCGTTTATGTGCCAGAAATAGAAGATGAAGAGCTTTTAGAAGAATGGCTTTGCATAAAAAGAGGTAGCAAAGTCGAACTTAAGATTCCTAAAAAGGGAGAAAAGAAGAGGCTTTTAGATCTAGTAGAAAAAAATGCAAAGCTCACATTAGAGCAATTTAAATCTAAGATATTAAGAGACAAAGAAATTCATAAAGTTGCACTTACAGAACTTGCAGACTTACTAAACTTAGATTATATTCCACATAGAATAGAAAGTTATGATATTTCAAATATACAGGGTATGGATTCTGTTGGAAGTATGATAGTATTTGAAGACGGTAGGGCCAAAAATAGTGATTACAGAAGATTCAAGATAAACACTGTAAAGGGTGCTAATGATTATGAAAGTATGAAAGAAATATTAACTAGAAGATTTAATCGTGGATTATCTGAAGTTAAAAGTATACAAGAGAGAAATTTTAAGTTAAGTGAAGGTAAGTTTCATGTATTTCCTGAAATTATAATGATGGATGGAGGAAAAGGCCAGGTAAATGTAGCTCTAGATGTTTTAAGGGAATTAAATATAAATATTCCCGTTTGTGGCATGGTAAAAGATGATAACCACAAAACAAGAGGGCTTATATTTAATAATGAAGAGCTAATAATACCATCAAGTTCTAATGTTATGCAACTTATAACAAGGATGCAAGATGAGGTTCATAGATTTGCAATAACTTATCATAGGACTTTAAGAGATAAAAGAATACTTCATTCTATATTAGATGATATACCAAACATAGGAGACAAAAGAAGAAAAGAACTTCTTAAAAAGTTCAAAGGAATAGATAATATTAAAAATGCAACCTACGAGGAGCTTATAGAAACTCCATCTATAGATAAAAGGACTGCAATTAGTATTATAGAATTCTTTAAAAGTCACAAATAG
- a CDS encoding phosphatase, producing MKYVLDTHTHTIKSGHAYSTILENVRWAADHGIKLLCTTDHGPKMPGGPHEFYFANLRVLPFYMEGIIHLKGCEANIIDFEGNLDIHPRIQSRLDIIIASLHDNCITSRGREENTKAILKVMDNPNVDIIGHLGNPSFPIIEELVVKAAKEKNVLIEINNSSFKSRPGCEENCLKIASLCRDYGVNIVMGSDAHICYDIGKFQKSEEILQKAKVPDELIINLDENRLLKYLKYKGKLKDYHL from the coding sequence ATGAAATACGTTTTAGATACACATACCCATACAATAAAAAGCGGGCATGCATACAGTACTATTTTAGAAAATGTAAGATGGGCGGCAGATCATGGGATTAAGCTTTTATGCACCACAGACCATGGCCCTAAAATGCCAGGAGGACCTCATGAATTTTACTTTGCAAATCTTAGGGTTTTGCCTTTCTACATGGAAGGGATAATTCACCTTAAAGGCTGTGAAGCTAACATAATAGATTTTGAAGGTAACTTAGATATACATCCTAGGATCCAATCAAGATTAGATATTATTATAGCAAGTCTTCATGATAATTGCATAACTTCAAGAGGTAGGGAAGAAAATACAAAGGCTATACTAAAGGTTATGGATAATCCTAATGTAGATATAATAGGTCACCTTGGTAATCCGTCCTTTCCTATAATAGAAGAATTAGTGGTAAAGGCAGCTAAAGAAAAGAATGTTTTGATCGAAATAAATAATAGCTCCTTTAAGTCACGACCAGGATGTGAAGAAAATTGTCTAAAAATAGCTTCACTTTGTAGAGACTATGGTGTAAATATTGTAATGGGTAGTGATGCCCATATATGTTATGATATAGGTAAATTCCAAAAATCAGAAGAAATATTACAAAAAGCAAAGGTGCCAGATGAACTTATAATAAATTTAGATGAAAACCGACTACTTAAATATTTAAAGTACAAAGGAAAGCTTAAAGATTATCACCTATAA